One part of the Salvelinus fontinalis isolate EN_2023a chromosome 4, ASM2944872v1, whole genome shotgun sequence genome encodes these proteins:
- the LOC129853945 gene encoding uncharacterized protein LOC129853945 isoform X2: MRLDSNQIRSSKEAMDLLEQVDPHNGTMGVQNNVNTRRRADTSSTRHHIRPSCPDQECNPSTRITCNGSQKKNHSKEILAHDDDDNKRKVAVMATCVRSGDCEAGLCCARYLKEKKCQRIPKEGEICLLRGGRSKQRRNLDLDRCNCAVGLTCRAQAESPKNQGVCIPRLRENRRSTRHSGKRRNAERRCG, encoded by the exons ATGCG CCTCGACTCCAACCAAATCCGATCCTCTAAAGAAGCGATGGATCTATTGGAACAG GTGGACCCGCACAATGGAACGATGGGTGTACAGAATAATGTGAACACACGTCGCAGGGCAGATACATCTTCTACTCGCCATCACATCAGGCCATCTTGTCCTGATCAAGAATGCAATCCGTCAACG AGAATTACCTGCAATGGATCTCAGAAAAAGAACCATAGTAAAGAAATACTTGCTCATGATGATGACGACAACAAAAGGAAAG TTGCAGTGATGGCCACATGCGTGCGCTCTGGAGACTGTGAGGCAGGACTGTGCTGCGCCCGCTATTTAAAAGAGAAAAAATGTCAACGCATCCCAAAGGAGGGAGAGATCTGCCTCCTGCGAGGAGGACGCTCTAAACAGCGGAGAAATCTTGACCTTGACCGCTGCAACTGTGCAGTCGGGCTAACCTGTCGTGCCCAGGCTGAAAGCCCCAAAAACCAAGGAGTTTGTATCCCCAGactgagagagaacaggaggagtaCAAGACACTCAGGCAAGAGGCGTAATGCCGAGAGAAGATGTGGATGA
- the LOC129853945 gene encoding dickkopf-related protein 4-like isoform X1, translated as MCHFVWSTMWTPTIALLFMCSHCFVRSLDSNQIRSSKEAMDLLEQVDPHNGTMGVQNNVNTRRRADTSSTRHHIRPSCPDQECNPSTRITCNGSQKKNHSKEILAHDDDDNKRKVAVMATCVRSGDCEAGLCCARYLKEKKCQRIPKEGEICLLRGGRSKQRRNLDLDRCNCAVGLTCRAQAESPKNQGVCIPRLRENRRSTRHSGKRRNAERRCG; from the exons ATGTGTCATTTTGTTTGGTCAACAATGTGGACACCTACGATCGCGTTGCTTTTCATGTGTTCTCATTGTTTTGTGCGCAGCCTCGACTCCAACCAAATCCGATCCTCTAAAGAAGCGATGGATCTATTGGAACAG GTGGACCCGCACAATGGAACGATGGGTGTACAGAATAATGTGAACACACGTCGCAGGGCAGATACATCTTCTACTCGCCATCACATCAGGCCATCTTGTCCTGATCAAGAATGCAATCCGTCAACG AGAATTACCTGCAATGGATCTCAGAAAAAGAACCATAGTAAAGAAATACTTGCTCATGATGATGACGACAACAAAAGGAAAG TTGCAGTGATGGCCACATGCGTGCGCTCTGGAGACTGTGAGGCAGGACTGTGCTGCGCCCGCTATTTAAAAGAGAAAAAATGTCAACGCATCCCAAAGGAGGGAGAGATCTGCCTCCTGCGAGGAGGACGCTCTAAACAGCGGAGAAATCTTGACCTTGACCGCTGCAACTGTGCAGTCGGGCTAACCTGTCGTGCCCAGGCTGAAAGCCCCAAAAACCAAGGAGTTTGTATCCCCAGactgagagagaacaggaggagtaCAAGACACTCAGGCAAGAGGCGTAATGCCGAGAGAAGATGTGGATGA
- the LOC129853945 gene encoding dickkopf-related protein 4-like isoform X3, which translates to MDLLEQVDPHNGTMGVQNNVNTRRRADTSSTRHHIRPSCPDQECNPSTRITCNGSQKKNHSKEILAHDDDDNKRKVAVMATCVRSGDCEAGLCCARYLKEKKCQRIPKEGEICLLRGGRSKQRRNLDLDRCNCAVGLTCRAQAESPKNQGVCIPRLRENRRSTRHSGKRRNAERRCG; encoded by the exons ATGGATCTATTGGAACAG GTGGACCCGCACAATGGAACGATGGGTGTACAGAATAATGTGAACACACGTCGCAGGGCAGATACATCTTCTACTCGCCATCACATCAGGCCATCTTGTCCTGATCAAGAATGCAATCCGTCAACG AGAATTACCTGCAATGGATCTCAGAAAAAGAACCATAGTAAAGAAATACTTGCTCATGATGATGACGACAACAAAAGGAAAG TTGCAGTGATGGCCACATGCGTGCGCTCTGGAGACTGTGAGGCAGGACTGTGCTGCGCCCGCTATTTAAAAGAGAAAAAATGTCAACGCATCCCAAAGGAGGGAGAGATCTGCCTCCTGCGAGGAGGACGCTCTAAACAGCGGAGAAATCTTGACCTTGACCGCTGCAACTGTGCAGTCGGGCTAACCTGTCGTGCCCAGGCTGAAAGCCCCAAAAACCAAGGAGTTTGTATCCCCAGactgagagagaacaggaggagtaCAAGACACTCAGGCAAGAGGCGTAATGCCGAGAGAAGATGTGGATGA